Below is a genomic region from Paludicola sp. MB14-C6.
GGTCCTACCGTTCCTGCATTTTTATCTGAAACTGTAGTGAAAACACTTGTAGATACCTTTGGATTAACTCCAATTACAACACCGGAACAAAATCTCGACCAAATTTTAAACAGAGGCTAACCTTTTTGTTTCAAGAAATGCAGTAACCAAAATGAATTCGGTTACTGCATTTTTATCAATAGAGTTGCATTTTTCGCACGATTATTGCTACAATACACGAATTTCAGCTTATTTTTGCAAGTTTACGCTATATGATATTGCATTTTTCATGAATTATGGTATAATCGAATCAACAGATAGAAAGAATATCGGAAAGGAATAAGTTCATGTCATTCTTAAATCACTATAGCAAAATTGACTCTGCTACAATAGCAACTGTTGCAAAAGAATATGGTACTCCAGTATATTTATATGATGAAAATACCATTCGAGAAAAATGCCAAATGGTATTATCTATGCCAAATGCATTTGGTTTGACGGTTCGTTATGCAATGAAAGCAAACTCAAATAGAACACTACTACAAACAATCCATCAATGTGGGCTTTGCATTGATGCCAGCTCATTAAATGAGGTTCGCCGTGCACACCTTGCAGGAATTCCCTATCAAGATATTATTTTAACAACTCAAGAAATTCCTGAAAATGATGATAGAATTGATTTAGAACAAATGATACTTCAAGGCTTGAAATATAATGTGTGTTCCCTACGTCAGCTTTATTTGATCGGAGATTTTGCAAAAGCAAACAAGATTAACTTATCGATTCGTGTGCATCCAGGTGTTGGATCAGGAGAGTCCGCAAGTAGAAACACCGGAGATAACTATTCTTGCTTTGGAATTCATCTTTCTGATATTGGACAAGCTCTAGATTTTGCTAAAGAAAAAGGTATTCTATTTACACAGGTTCACGTTCATATTGGCTCAGGAGCTGATCCTCTCATGTGGCGACAGAATATTGACTTAGAATTAGATATTATTGATCGATACTTCCCCGATGCCACTACAGTCAGCTTTGGAGGGGGCTTAAAAGAAGCACGTATGCCATATGAAATCGGTGCTGATGTTAATGAGCTTGGAAGCTATGCAAAGCAGCAAATAGAAGCTTTTTATCAAAGAACCAATCGTAAATTAAAAATGGAAATCGAACCAGGAACCTATATCGTTGCAAACTGCGGCTATGCCATTACAAAAGTAATCGAT
It encodes:
- a CDS encoding diaminopimelate decarboxylase; protein product: MSFLNHYSKIDSATIATVAKEYGTPVYLYDENTIREKCQMVLSMPNAFGLTVRYAMKANSNRTLLQTIHQCGLCIDASSLNEVRRAHLAGIPYQDIILTTQEIPENDDRIDLEQMILQGLKYNVCSLRQLYLIGDFAKANKINLSIRVHPGVGSGESASRNTGDNYSCFGIHLSDIGQALDFAKEKGILFTQVHVHIGSGADPLMWRQNIDLELDIIDRYFPDATTVSFGGGLKEARMPYEIGADVNELGSYAKQQIEAFYQRTNRKLKMEIEPGTYIVANCGYAITKVIDKKRTGNDGFNFIIANGGMEINARPIMYGSLHPFYMVSEHGKLLSSEFDINNIAQSDYEAVIVGRCCESGDSQSLDDNDTSIPRKMIEPNVGDYFVIGGTGAYCSSMTPFNYNSHAQIPEVLFTSENTLQLIRKRQTLNQIVENEI